Proteins co-encoded in one Dasypus novemcinctus isolate mDasNov1 chromosome 18, mDasNov1.1.hap2, whole genome shotgun sequence genomic window:
- the ELMO3 gene encoding engulfment and cell motility protein 3 isoform X3 has protein sequence MAPSRNVVKIAVQMRDAIPQLIQLDQAKPLAAVLKEVCDGRWSLTYPERYALQFAEGHKRYITENDLEAERLLGGLQSGSHERRREALQQLVPLAPDLTFAQEVISRDGLQRLGAIIEDGDDRGEVLALGLQAFLELMEHGVVSWETLSIPFVRKVVSYVNMNLMDASVQPLALGLLESVALSSPALGQLVKSEVPLDRLLVHLQVMNQQLQTKAMALLTALLQGARPAERKHMLDYLWQRNFRQFIYKNIIHSAAPLGDEMAHHLYVLQALTLGLLEPRMRMPLDPYSQEQRDQLQALRQAAFESEGEPLGTGLSADRRRSLCAREFRQLGFSNSNPAQDLERVPPGLLALDNMLYFSRHAPSAYSRFVLENSSREDKHECPFARSSIQLTVLLCELLHIGEPCSETAQDFSPMFFGQDQSFHELFCVGIQLLNKTWKEMRATQEDFDKVMQVVREQLARTLALKPTSLELFRTKVNALTYGEVLRLRQTERLHQEGTLAPPILELREKLKPELLGLIRQQRLLRLCEGTLFRKISSRRRQDKLWFCCLSPNHKVLQYGDVEEGAGPPAPESLAEQLPVGDIKALLTGRDCPHVREKGSGKQNKDLCELAFSICYDRGEEEAYLNFIAPSKQEFHLWTDGLSALLGSPMGSEQTRLDLEQLLTMETKLRLLELENVPIPERPPPVPPPPTNFNFCYDCTITEP, from the exons ATGGCTCCCTCGCGCAACGTGGTGAAGATCGCTGTCCAGATGCGTGACGCCATCCCGCAGCTCATCCAGCTGGACCAG GCGAAGCCGCTGGCCGCTGTGCTGAAAGAGGTTTGCGACGG CAGATGGAGCCTGACTTACCCAGAGCGCTATGCCCTGCAGTTTGCCGAGGGGCACAAGAGATACATCACTGAGAAC GACCTTGAGGCTGAGCGGTTGCTGGGTGGGCTGCAGAGCGGGAGTCATGAAAGGCGCCGGGAGGCCCTGCAGCAACTTGTCCCGCTGGCCCCAGACCTGACCTTTGCCCAGGAGGTCATCAGCCGTGATGGGCTTCAGAGGCTAGGTGCCATCATTGAGGATGGGGACGA TCGAGGGGAGGTGTTGGCCCTCGGGTTGCAGGCCTTCTTGGAGCTCATGGAGCACGGCGTGGTGTCCTGGGAGACGCTCAGCATCCCCTTTGTCAGAAAA GTGGTAAGCTATGTGAACATGAACCTGATGGATGCATCTGTGCAGCCCCTGGCCCTCGGGCTGCTGGAGAGCGTGGCCTTGAGCAGCCCTGCCCTAGGCCAGCTGGTCAAAAGCGAGGTGCCGCTGGACAGGCTGCTGGTACACCTACAAGT GATGAACCAGCAGCTGCAAACCAAGGCCATGGCACTGCTGACAGCCTTGCTGCAaggggccaggcctgcagagcGTAAG CACATGCTTGACTACCTATGGCAGAGAAACTTCCGCCAGTTCATCTATAAG AACATCATCCATAGTGCAGCACCACTGGGCGACGAGATGGCTCATCACTTGTATGTACTGCAGGCCCTGACGCTGGGGCTGCTGGAGCCACGCATGCGGATGCCACTGGACCCCTACAGCCAG GAACAGCGAGACCAGCTGCAGGCCCTGCGCCAGGCAGCCTTTGAGTCAGAGGGAGAGCCCCTGGGCACCGGGCTGAGCGCTGATCGCCGCCGGTCCCTCTGTGCCCGTGAGTTCCGCCAATTGGGCTTCTCG AACAGCAACCCGGCACAGGACCTAGAGCGCGTGCCCCCTGGCCTGCTGGCCCTGGACAACATGCTCTACTTCTCCAGGCACGCGCCCAGCGCTTACAGCCGA ttTGTGTTGGAGAACAGCAGCCGTGAGGACAAGCATGAGTGCCCCTTTGCCCGGAGCAGCATCCAGCTGACGGTGCTGCTGTGTGAGCTGCTGCACATCGGGGAGCCCT GCTCCGAGACTGCCCAGGACTTTTCACCCATGTTCTTTGGCCAAGACCAGAGCTTCCATGAGCTCTTCTGTGTGGGCATCCAGCTGCTGAATAAGACCTGGAAGGAGATGCGGGCCACGCAGGAGGACTTTGACAAG GTCATGCAGGTGGTGCGGGAGCAGCTGGCTCGCACGCTGGCCCTGAAGCCCACCTCCCTGGAGCTCTTCCGAACCAAGGTGAACGCGCTCACCTACGGGGAGGTGCTGCGGCTGCGGCAGACAGAGCGGCTGCATCAGGAGGGCACGCTGGCTCCTCCCATACT GGAGCTGCGGGAGAAGCTGAAGCCAGAGCTCCTGGGTCTGATCCGCCAGCAGCGCTTGCTCCGCCTCTGCGAGGGGACACTCTTCCGCAAGATCAGCAGCCGGCGGCGCCAGG ACAAGCTGTGGTTTTGCTGCTTGTCCCCCAACCACAAGGTGCTGCAATATGGAGATGTGGAGGAGGGCGCAGGTCCGCCAGCCCCCGAGAGCCTGGCCGAGCAGC TCCCTGTGGGCGACATCAAGGCACTACTGACAGGCAGGGACTGCCCCCATGTGCGGGAGAAGGGTTCTGGGAAGCAGAACAAG GACCTCTGTGAGTTAGCTTTCTCAATCTGCTATGACCGCGGGGAGGAGGAGGCCTACCTCAACTTCATTGCTCCCTCCAAGCAGGAG TTCCACCTGTGGACAGATGGGCTGAGTGCCCTGCTGGGCAGCCCCATGGGCAGTGAGCAGACTCGGCTGGACCTCGAGCAGCTGCTGACCATGGAGACCAAGCTGCGGCTGTTGGAGCTGGAGAACGTGCCCATCCCTGAGCGGCCGCCCCCTGTGCCTCCACCCCCCACCAACTTTAACTTCTGCTACGATTGCACCATCACCGAACCTTGA
- the ELMO3 gene encoding engulfment and cell motility protein 3 isoform X2, whose translation MAPSRNVVKIAVQMRDAIPQLIQLDQAKPLAAVLKEVCDGWSLTYPERYALQFAEGHKRYITENNRTEIKNGSILCLSPAPDLEAERLLGGLQSGSHERRREALQQLVPLAPDLTFAQEVISRDGLQRLGAIIEDGDDRGEVLALGLQAFLELMEHGVVSWETLSIPFVRKVVSYVNMNLMDASVQPLALGLLESVALSSPALGQLVKSEVPLDRLLVHLQVMNQQLQTKAMALLTALLQGARPAERKHMLDYLWQRNFRQFIYKNIIHSAAPLGDEMAHHLYVLQALTLGLLEPRMRMPLDPYSQEQRDQLQALRQAAFESEGEPLGTGLSADRRRSLCAREFRQLGFSNSNPAQDLERVPPGLLALDNMLYFSRHAPSAYSRFVLENSSREDKHECPFARSSIQLTVLLCELLHIGEPCSETAQDFSPMFFGQDQSFHELFCVGIQLLNKTWKEMRATQEDFDKVMQVVREQLARTLALKPTSLELFRTKVNALTYGEVLRLRQTERLHQEGTLAPPILELREKLKPELLGLIRQQRLLRLCEGTLFRKISSRRRQDKLWFCCLSPNHKVLQYGDVEEGAGPPAPESLAEQLPVGDIKALLTGRDCPHVREKGSGKQNKDLCELAFSICYDRGEEEAYLNFIAPSKQEFHLWTDGLSALLGSPMGSEQTRLDLEQLLTMETKLRLLELENVPIPERPPPVPPPPTNFNFCYDCTITEP comes from the exons ATGGCTCCCTCGCGCAACGTGGTGAAGATCGCTGTCCAGATGCGTGACGCCATCCCGCAGCTCATCCAGCTGGACCAG GCGAAGCCGCTGGCCGCTGTGCTGAAAGAGGTTTGCGACGG ATGGAGCCTGACTTACCCAGAGCGCTATGCCCTGCAGTTTGCCGAGGGGCACAAGAGATACATCACTGAGAAC AACCGAACGGAGATCAAGAATGGCAGCATCCTGTGCCTCAGCCCAGCCCCA GACCTTGAGGCTGAGCGGTTGCTGGGTGGGCTGCAGAGCGGGAGTCATGAAAGGCGCCGGGAGGCCCTGCAGCAACTTGTCCCGCTGGCCCCAGACCTGACCTTTGCCCAGGAGGTCATCAGCCGTGATGGGCTTCAGAGGCTAGGTGCCATCATTGAGGATGGGGACGA TCGAGGGGAGGTGTTGGCCCTCGGGTTGCAGGCCTTCTTGGAGCTCATGGAGCACGGCGTGGTGTCCTGGGAGACGCTCAGCATCCCCTTTGTCAGAAAA GTGGTAAGCTATGTGAACATGAACCTGATGGATGCATCTGTGCAGCCCCTGGCCCTCGGGCTGCTGGAGAGCGTGGCCTTGAGCAGCCCTGCCCTAGGCCAGCTGGTCAAAAGCGAGGTGCCGCTGGACAGGCTGCTGGTACACCTACAAGT GATGAACCAGCAGCTGCAAACCAAGGCCATGGCACTGCTGACAGCCTTGCTGCAaggggccaggcctgcagagcGTAAG CACATGCTTGACTACCTATGGCAGAGAAACTTCCGCCAGTTCATCTATAAG AACATCATCCATAGTGCAGCACCACTGGGCGACGAGATGGCTCATCACTTGTATGTACTGCAGGCCCTGACGCTGGGGCTGCTGGAGCCACGCATGCGGATGCCACTGGACCCCTACAGCCAG GAACAGCGAGACCAGCTGCAGGCCCTGCGCCAGGCAGCCTTTGAGTCAGAGGGAGAGCCCCTGGGCACCGGGCTGAGCGCTGATCGCCGCCGGTCCCTCTGTGCCCGTGAGTTCCGCCAATTGGGCTTCTCG AACAGCAACCCGGCACAGGACCTAGAGCGCGTGCCCCCTGGCCTGCTGGCCCTGGACAACATGCTCTACTTCTCCAGGCACGCGCCCAGCGCTTACAGCCGA ttTGTGTTGGAGAACAGCAGCCGTGAGGACAAGCATGAGTGCCCCTTTGCCCGGAGCAGCATCCAGCTGACGGTGCTGCTGTGTGAGCTGCTGCACATCGGGGAGCCCT GCTCCGAGACTGCCCAGGACTTTTCACCCATGTTCTTTGGCCAAGACCAGAGCTTCCATGAGCTCTTCTGTGTGGGCATCCAGCTGCTGAATAAGACCTGGAAGGAGATGCGGGCCACGCAGGAGGACTTTGACAAG GTCATGCAGGTGGTGCGGGAGCAGCTGGCTCGCACGCTGGCCCTGAAGCCCACCTCCCTGGAGCTCTTCCGAACCAAGGTGAACGCGCTCACCTACGGGGAGGTGCTGCGGCTGCGGCAGACAGAGCGGCTGCATCAGGAGGGCACGCTGGCTCCTCCCATACT GGAGCTGCGGGAGAAGCTGAAGCCAGAGCTCCTGGGTCTGATCCGCCAGCAGCGCTTGCTCCGCCTCTGCGAGGGGACACTCTTCCGCAAGATCAGCAGCCGGCGGCGCCAGG ACAAGCTGTGGTTTTGCTGCTTGTCCCCCAACCACAAGGTGCTGCAATATGGAGATGTGGAGGAGGGCGCAGGTCCGCCAGCCCCCGAGAGCCTGGCCGAGCAGC TCCCTGTGGGCGACATCAAGGCACTACTGACAGGCAGGGACTGCCCCCATGTGCGGGAGAAGGGTTCTGGGAAGCAGAACAAG GACCTCTGTGAGTTAGCTTTCTCAATCTGCTATGACCGCGGGGAGGAGGAGGCCTACCTCAACTTCATTGCTCCCTCCAAGCAGGAG TTCCACCTGTGGACAGATGGGCTGAGTGCCCTGCTGGGCAGCCCCATGGGCAGTGAGCAGACTCGGCTGGACCTCGAGCAGCTGCTGACCATGGAGACCAAGCTGCGGCTGTTGGAGCTGGAGAACGTGCCCATCCCTGAGCGGCCGCCCCCTGTGCCTCCACCCCCCACCAACTTTAACTTCTGCTACGATTGCACCATCACCGAACCTTGA
- the ELMO3 gene encoding engulfment and cell motility protein 3 isoform X4: MAPSRNVVKIAVQMRDAIPQLIQLDQAKPLAAVLKEVCDGWSLTYPERYALQFAEGHKRYITENDLEAERLLGGLQSGSHERRREALQQLVPLAPDLTFAQEVISRDGLQRLGAIIEDGDDRGEVLALGLQAFLELMEHGVVSWETLSIPFVRKVVSYVNMNLMDASVQPLALGLLESVALSSPALGQLVKSEVPLDRLLVHLQVMNQQLQTKAMALLTALLQGARPAERKHMLDYLWQRNFRQFIYKNIIHSAAPLGDEMAHHLYVLQALTLGLLEPRMRMPLDPYSQEQRDQLQALRQAAFESEGEPLGTGLSADRRRSLCAREFRQLGFSNSNPAQDLERVPPGLLALDNMLYFSRHAPSAYSRFVLENSSREDKHECPFARSSIQLTVLLCELLHIGEPCSETAQDFSPMFFGQDQSFHELFCVGIQLLNKTWKEMRATQEDFDKVMQVVREQLARTLALKPTSLELFRTKVNALTYGEVLRLRQTERLHQEGTLAPPILELREKLKPELLGLIRQQRLLRLCEGTLFRKISSRRRQDKLWFCCLSPNHKVLQYGDVEEGAGPPAPESLAEQLPVGDIKALLTGRDCPHVREKGSGKQNKDLCELAFSICYDRGEEEAYLNFIAPSKQEFHLWTDGLSALLGSPMGSEQTRLDLEQLLTMETKLRLLELENVPIPERPPPVPPPPTNFNFCYDCTITEP; this comes from the exons ATGGCTCCCTCGCGCAACGTGGTGAAGATCGCTGTCCAGATGCGTGACGCCATCCCGCAGCTCATCCAGCTGGACCAG GCGAAGCCGCTGGCCGCTGTGCTGAAAGAGGTTTGCGACGG ATGGAGCCTGACTTACCCAGAGCGCTATGCCCTGCAGTTTGCCGAGGGGCACAAGAGATACATCACTGAGAAC GACCTTGAGGCTGAGCGGTTGCTGGGTGGGCTGCAGAGCGGGAGTCATGAAAGGCGCCGGGAGGCCCTGCAGCAACTTGTCCCGCTGGCCCCAGACCTGACCTTTGCCCAGGAGGTCATCAGCCGTGATGGGCTTCAGAGGCTAGGTGCCATCATTGAGGATGGGGACGA TCGAGGGGAGGTGTTGGCCCTCGGGTTGCAGGCCTTCTTGGAGCTCATGGAGCACGGCGTGGTGTCCTGGGAGACGCTCAGCATCCCCTTTGTCAGAAAA GTGGTAAGCTATGTGAACATGAACCTGATGGATGCATCTGTGCAGCCCCTGGCCCTCGGGCTGCTGGAGAGCGTGGCCTTGAGCAGCCCTGCCCTAGGCCAGCTGGTCAAAAGCGAGGTGCCGCTGGACAGGCTGCTGGTACACCTACAAGT GATGAACCAGCAGCTGCAAACCAAGGCCATGGCACTGCTGACAGCCTTGCTGCAaggggccaggcctgcagagcGTAAG CACATGCTTGACTACCTATGGCAGAGAAACTTCCGCCAGTTCATCTATAAG AACATCATCCATAGTGCAGCACCACTGGGCGACGAGATGGCTCATCACTTGTATGTACTGCAGGCCCTGACGCTGGGGCTGCTGGAGCCACGCATGCGGATGCCACTGGACCCCTACAGCCAG GAACAGCGAGACCAGCTGCAGGCCCTGCGCCAGGCAGCCTTTGAGTCAGAGGGAGAGCCCCTGGGCACCGGGCTGAGCGCTGATCGCCGCCGGTCCCTCTGTGCCCGTGAGTTCCGCCAATTGGGCTTCTCG AACAGCAACCCGGCACAGGACCTAGAGCGCGTGCCCCCTGGCCTGCTGGCCCTGGACAACATGCTCTACTTCTCCAGGCACGCGCCCAGCGCTTACAGCCGA ttTGTGTTGGAGAACAGCAGCCGTGAGGACAAGCATGAGTGCCCCTTTGCCCGGAGCAGCATCCAGCTGACGGTGCTGCTGTGTGAGCTGCTGCACATCGGGGAGCCCT GCTCCGAGACTGCCCAGGACTTTTCACCCATGTTCTTTGGCCAAGACCAGAGCTTCCATGAGCTCTTCTGTGTGGGCATCCAGCTGCTGAATAAGACCTGGAAGGAGATGCGGGCCACGCAGGAGGACTTTGACAAG GTCATGCAGGTGGTGCGGGAGCAGCTGGCTCGCACGCTGGCCCTGAAGCCCACCTCCCTGGAGCTCTTCCGAACCAAGGTGAACGCGCTCACCTACGGGGAGGTGCTGCGGCTGCGGCAGACAGAGCGGCTGCATCAGGAGGGCACGCTGGCTCCTCCCATACT GGAGCTGCGGGAGAAGCTGAAGCCAGAGCTCCTGGGTCTGATCCGCCAGCAGCGCTTGCTCCGCCTCTGCGAGGGGACACTCTTCCGCAAGATCAGCAGCCGGCGGCGCCAGG ACAAGCTGTGGTTTTGCTGCTTGTCCCCCAACCACAAGGTGCTGCAATATGGAGATGTGGAGGAGGGCGCAGGTCCGCCAGCCCCCGAGAGCCTGGCCGAGCAGC TCCCTGTGGGCGACATCAAGGCACTACTGACAGGCAGGGACTGCCCCCATGTGCGGGAGAAGGGTTCTGGGAAGCAGAACAAG GACCTCTGTGAGTTAGCTTTCTCAATCTGCTATGACCGCGGGGAGGAGGAGGCCTACCTCAACTTCATTGCTCCCTCCAAGCAGGAG TTCCACCTGTGGACAGATGGGCTGAGTGCCCTGCTGGGCAGCCCCATGGGCAGTGAGCAGACTCGGCTGGACCTCGAGCAGCTGCTGACCATGGAGACCAAGCTGCGGCTGTTGGAGCTGGAGAACGTGCCCATCCCTGAGCGGCCGCCCCCTGTGCCTCCACCCCCCACCAACTTTAACTTCTGCTACGATTGCACCATCACCGAACCTTGA
- the ELMO3 gene encoding engulfment and cell motility protein 3 isoform X1: MAPSRNVVKIAVQMRDAIPQLIQLDQAKPLAAVLKEVCDGRWSLTYPERYALQFAEGHKRYITENNRTEIKNGSILCLSPAPDLEAERLLGGLQSGSHERRREALQQLVPLAPDLTFAQEVISRDGLQRLGAIIEDGDDRGEVLALGLQAFLELMEHGVVSWETLSIPFVRKVVSYVNMNLMDASVQPLALGLLESVALSSPALGQLVKSEVPLDRLLVHLQVMNQQLQTKAMALLTALLQGARPAERKHMLDYLWQRNFRQFIYKNIIHSAAPLGDEMAHHLYVLQALTLGLLEPRMRMPLDPYSQEQRDQLQALRQAAFESEGEPLGTGLSADRRRSLCAREFRQLGFSNSNPAQDLERVPPGLLALDNMLYFSRHAPSAYSRFVLENSSREDKHECPFARSSIQLTVLLCELLHIGEPCSETAQDFSPMFFGQDQSFHELFCVGIQLLNKTWKEMRATQEDFDKVMQVVREQLARTLALKPTSLELFRTKVNALTYGEVLRLRQTERLHQEGTLAPPILELREKLKPELLGLIRQQRLLRLCEGTLFRKISSRRRQDKLWFCCLSPNHKVLQYGDVEEGAGPPAPESLAEQLPVGDIKALLTGRDCPHVREKGSGKQNKDLCELAFSICYDRGEEEAYLNFIAPSKQEFHLWTDGLSALLGSPMGSEQTRLDLEQLLTMETKLRLLELENVPIPERPPPVPPPPTNFNFCYDCTITEP; the protein is encoded by the exons ATGGCTCCCTCGCGCAACGTGGTGAAGATCGCTGTCCAGATGCGTGACGCCATCCCGCAGCTCATCCAGCTGGACCAG GCGAAGCCGCTGGCCGCTGTGCTGAAAGAGGTTTGCGACGG CAGATGGAGCCTGACTTACCCAGAGCGCTATGCCCTGCAGTTTGCCGAGGGGCACAAGAGATACATCACTGAGAAC AACCGAACGGAGATCAAGAATGGCAGCATCCTGTGCCTCAGCCCAGCCCCA GACCTTGAGGCTGAGCGGTTGCTGGGTGGGCTGCAGAGCGGGAGTCATGAAAGGCGCCGGGAGGCCCTGCAGCAACTTGTCCCGCTGGCCCCAGACCTGACCTTTGCCCAGGAGGTCATCAGCCGTGATGGGCTTCAGAGGCTAGGTGCCATCATTGAGGATGGGGACGA TCGAGGGGAGGTGTTGGCCCTCGGGTTGCAGGCCTTCTTGGAGCTCATGGAGCACGGCGTGGTGTCCTGGGAGACGCTCAGCATCCCCTTTGTCAGAAAA GTGGTAAGCTATGTGAACATGAACCTGATGGATGCATCTGTGCAGCCCCTGGCCCTCGGGCTGCTGGAGAGCGTGGCCTTGAGCAGCCCTGCCCTAGGCCAGCTGGTCAAAAGCGAGGTGCCGCTGGACAGGCTGCTGGTACACCTACAAGT GATGAACCAGCAGCTGCAAACCAAGGCCATGGCACTGCTGACAGCCTTGCTGCAaggggccaggcctgcagagcGTAAG CACATGCTTGACTACCTATGGCAGAGAAACTTCCGCCAGTTCATCTATAAG AACATCATCCATAGTGCAGCACCACTGGGCGACGAGATGGCTCATCACTTGTATGTACTGCAGGCCCTGACGCTGGGGCTGCTGGAGCCACGCATGCGGATGCCACTGGACCCCTACAGCCAG GAACAGCGAGACCAGCTGCAGGCCCTGCGCCAGGCAGCCTTTGAGTCAGAGGGAGAGCCCCTGGGCACCGGGCTGAGCGCTGATCGCCGCCGGTCCCTCTGTGCCCGTGAGTTCCGCCAATTGGGCTTCTCG AACAGCAACCCGGCACAGGACCTAGAGCGCGTGCCCCCTGGCCTGCTGGCCCTGGACAACATGCTCTACTTCTCCAGGCACGCGCCCAGCGCTTACAGCCGA ttTGTGTTGGAGAACAGCAGCCGTGAGGACAAGCATGAGTGCCCCTTTGCCCGGAGCAGCATCCAGCTGACGGTGCTGCTGTGTGAGCTGCTGCACATCGGGGAGCCCT GCTCCGAGACTGCCCAGGACTTTTCACCCATGTTCTTTGGCCAAGACCAGAGCTTCCATGAGCTCTTCTGTGTGGGCATCCAGCTGCTGAATAAGACCTGGAAGGAGATGCGGGCCACGCAGGAGGACTTTGACAAG GTCATGCAGGTGGTGCGGGAGCAGCTGGCTCGCACGCTGGCCCTGAAGCCCACCTCCCTGGAGCTCTTCCGAACCAAGGTGAACGCGCTCACCTACGGGGAGGTGCTGCGGCTGCGGCAGACAGAGCGGCTGCATCAGGAGGGCACGCTGGCTCCTCCCATACT GGAGCTGCGGGAGAAGCTGAAGCCAGAGCTCCTGGGTCTGATCCGCCAGCAGCGCTTGCTCCGCCTCTGCGAGGGGACACTCTTCCGCAAGATCAGCAGCCGGCGGCGCCAGG ACAAGCTGTGGTTTTGCTGCTTGTCCCCCAACCACAAGGTGCTGCAATATGGAGATGTGGAGGAGGGCGCAGGTCCGCCAGCCCCCGAGAGCCTGGCCGAGCAGC TCCCTGTGGGCGACATCAAGGCACTACTGACAGGCAGGGACTGCCCCCATGTGCGGGAGAAGGGTTCTGGGAAGCAGAACAAG GACCTCTGTGAGTTAGCTTTCTCAATCTGCTATGACCGCGGGGAGGAGGAGGCCTACCTCAACTTCATTGCTCCCTCCAAGCAGGAG TTCCACCTGTGGACAGATGGGCTGAGTGCCCTGCTGGGCAGCCCCATGGGCAGTGAGCAGACTCGGCTGGACCTCGAGCAGCTGCTGACCATGGAGACCAAGCTGCGGCTGTTGGAGCTGGAGAACGTGCCCATCCCTGAGCGGCCGCCCCCTGTGCCTCCACCCCCCACCAACTTTAACTTCTGCTACGATTGCACCATCACCGAACCTTGA